The following coding sequences are from one Biomphalaria glabrata chromosome 8, xgBioGlab47.1, whole genome shotgun sequence window:
- the LOC106056778 gene encoding uncharacterized protein LOC106056778 isoform X1 — translation MKSPNYVVIYVISVLLVLVFIALSNYKIEMVRPRSATAETIKTRQISKDVTDLSQADLIKNLTDLLLFRLNQPNNAAKILYTESCDIVASKSELACTNYSCPRGINPDPEARVKNMVMSPKLSLSPEQRDVILTMGKTIPENDVIILSASSANHYAEMQAMFQNLHTVVYPNMANFTMVLFDIGLTKEQRLKTESKCKCHVVTFPVHLFKEYMKNNICYAWKPLIVLASIVKARKYLVYQDASVRWMNNFHITFDRANIYGHQMLRYIKSIRTTLNTYPQMFQYMEEDPCTFMPYPEINGAPMLHKNDPLVIKTVLEPWARCALEESCICPVEPKKCIRCIRDNFTIHRCHRFDQSAITLIMGKMYGDDVYRFIVPDGKLRVRIEREHKANYFEN, via the exons CTGAAACGATAAAGACACGTCAGATTTCTAAAGACGTTACAGATCTATCACAGGCTGATCTAATCAAAAACTTAACGGATCTCTTACTGTTCAGACTCAATCAACCCAACAATGCAGCTAAGATACTTTACACTGAATCATGTGACATTGTGGCCTCCA AAAGTGAACTCGCTTGTACAAACTACAGCTGCCCTAGGGGAATTAACCCTGACCCAGAAGCCCGAGTAAAAAACATGGTGATGTCCCCTAAACTCAGTCTCTCTCCTGAACAGAGAGACGTGATTCTGACCATGGGGAAGACCATACCGGAGAATGATGTCATTATCCTGTCCGCTAGTTCAGCAAACCATTATGCTGAGATGCAGGCCATGTTCCAGAACTTACACACCGTAGTCTACCCCAACATGGCGAATTTCACTATGGTTTTATTTGACATAGGACTTACCAAGGAACAGAGGTTGAAG ACTGAAAGTAAGTGCAAATGTCACGTGGTCACATTCCCAGTTCATTTATTCAAAGAATACATGAAGAATAATATTTGTTATGCCTGGAAACCTTTGATTGTACTG GCCTCCATTGTTAAGGCAAGGAAGTATCTAGTCTACCAGGACGCTTCAGTGAGATGGATGAATAACTTTCATATCACATTCGACAGAGCAAACATTTACGGTCATCAGATGCTCCGTTACATAAAATCTATACGGACAACACTCAACACTTATCCGCAG ATGTTCCAGTACATGGAAGAAGATCCCTGCACGTTCATGCCCTACCCAGAGATCAACGGCGCCCCAATGCTGCACAAGAATGACCCACTTGTCATCAAAACAGTCCTGGAGCCTTGGGCTCGATGTGCCCTGGAAGAAAGTTGTATTTGTCCTGTAGAGCCTAAGAAATGTATTAGATGTATACGAGATAATTTCACGATTCACAGATGTCACAG ATTCGATCAATCGGCCATAACTCTAATCATGGGCAAAATGTATGGAGACGATGTCTACAGATTTATCGTCCCTGATGGGAAGTTACGTGTCCGAATTGAAAGAGAGCATAAAGCAAACTATTTTGAAAATTAA